The DNA window ccttaaatttgtgaacctgtttgcttttgttattccggacttctatttctaacagttacagccttttttcctgtcttcttcgagattaacttaacactgctatagatgtgtctgtgaatggctggggaagaatgttttaattactcgtgaagcgtcaaataagaaagctgtttgtgtttgatgtctgggagtttcagaacaactgataacaactagtgactgttatgagatccttggtatctggccagggggtccaagagattaagaggaagaaaaaagaagctgaaggacggttgggagacaagacctgtggagagtgtacagagagtgttccataaacttggaatagtgccgagtaagtacaaagggtgagaggaagactacgagccttcagcatgaaagacccctagagacccccagaggagactggtgcgcatgctccagtaggaggaactggaccccggaagctaattataataatctattttttttagaagtagtaatgaatatgtattagtctaggtgcataaaaatcagctgcttgatggaactggtgtgcgtcctggtggagcagagactcccggtgcacccagcgctgtttgcttacctctattcctttatattcttttaataaatcctatttttttatttaatcctaatttgaatcctgagccatttataacaatattttctgctttttaaaagaaagttgcttgcatagaactctcctcaagttttctgttgatcaatagcacaaaagacagatctatcagctcctccaaaggggaaaaaaaaaaaaaaaaacgcatcagattttgaaggacaggttttggtcaggaaaaaaggtgttcctgaagccaaacgctattcctcttcaaagagaagttaccttctgtcctgtatttcagttatttacaaactgattttttttttttttaaataaatgcctttagaggttgatggtactttacattcagacgtctggtgcttagcttaacagctgcatgcagaaacatcctcaagtctgtttcctgtggcagccagcaccttctgttctccctagatcagcaggagctagaggcctgcagcacttacagaatcagatctttaagatagcagggactaacagtcataattagaacacgcaatctattatgtcaaacaataaaaaaggatcaggaagcaaatcattgatacatcactacaatatggcagttaaaccttagtcatttagtgagaattagaagttaaaagcaagtgtcacccagtaacaccttcaagtgtggatgtttacacccattttccaactggcagggtttgtggctggtaaagtgctgaacaatttccaattagcaattcagtagtattgccttaccctgatgctttaatgcattcttctccatggctcatacaatttgtatacaagggaaaatgcaaaggaaaattttacaaaaaacaaacaataaaaaccagactttataaagaacaaatcgagatgctaagttcccactcttaccttttgtacaagactacaccggttatcaaaatcacattcttctttgcaaaagaagcccttaggggaaaaaacaaacacacagagttttacctttgctgatggtaggtatgtggtaccagcaggtaaggcggtttgacctctgatacagtaatgccctgtacgatcagtagatataagactccaaatatgtggcagctctagggagagaacccacggggagaacaaggccctgcaaacccctaacgaaatagtcaagcaaaaaatagcagcagctcctgtgtgctcctccatggagcgccacccagttcctacagtccaggtatcagcagaagctgaaaacttgtagatgatggaccacctaaggaacatttccattctggtatctatactgaaaatatttgctcttccttatgattttgtctgtctcgttgcatcatgccacattttgcacagttacgtagttaagtattaaaacaaaacaaaacaaaacaaaacaaaacaaaacaaaaaaactttctaaaaagcagcagtattaaaaaacaggtatgtgaatgaatgacagataccggtatctttacagattaaagctttagaaacacatcccactggtgacaactgccaatcacccaatcacaggatactggcatgggatcagatccaattttttcaaataccacactacccccatgacattttgggtgaattacaaataatacatttgtatttgtaatttggggtgaaatacaataattccacttaaacatttttaacttatgatataacgtaagtttaagtaacttgtctttAAGTAACTTTATGTTTGTGACCAAacctaaagtagtgatagaataaaacacgtaaacctgtttcagttccttgctctgaccattataatgcctcttgaaagaagtaaaagctgctcagtaaagaaaacaaagcgagctccctacagtacagacagctccccacttgccctaagattctccatgtagttatgtacaaactactatgtgttgatcacagaagacagctttgtgatcttggttctgttcaaggagatgcattgctacccttaccaatgtagagagacattactttgagataaagtacatgcattccagatttcctgacacttactaaagctactgaagggtccaaattcatgatcttcattctatgtggggcttcctggcagtggaaactctcatcgtcaaccgtgccattttcttctgaatctacaaagctttgagtggtgtgagggtccagatagatcagctcattgcctggatgggtaaaagccgtatgttaaaaataagcaagtgacattaataagcacttggtccagaactgtaaaatagaaattagattgccatcgcagtcagtataatctagactttccagctagggattctttaagagaatcggaaggtttagacacaacgtttcccacagggtatttagtataacttcctattgtgacctattactgtaattttttggttggttatgttctatctttgtcacatacttttatttttccatgtgagatccagtacttttttttttttttttttttttaaatctcaagtgttgtaaacactaacatttgacagattaaaaggtacaggatgttcacagatgcaatctgtaatcccattaggcatttattcagaaattggaacaaaaaagcctaactaaaacaggttaggttttacaaaaggacaaaatagggttgcaaaattttggcccaaagtggggtgaaatctgaaggaatgcattttaaattaattagagcaatacttaataacagaaggtatgcaaaaggtgaaaaagatactgctatcagaaacagttttgaaatacaagaaaataaaagtgacatttgaccaatacacttgtcaaatgctatcagctattcttagtatgctgctcttgttgatgtcatcacttatttttacacctagctttgctgttaactttctgctcctgttaaggatcatctcatactgtttctaaactcttttagatatgcttcttcatttattttattctattctcatctttctttacttctagaggttcacgcttagactccttactatttccccttcaaaaaatgttctcttttgatcatctgcacatttggaataagtttcttttttccttacctaaaaatcctatggaataataggcattatttggtttccctcctaatgctcccaaagactgtggcatcttaaagcattcctaggagttcaaaaggaataaaggaaattgtaattcatttctttactgacatcacagatacccaaacttatttgacagtaacgagcaatgaatcgaaagaaaaccttactttaaatgcatcaatatatacgggatttatgtgatttatccctagtcgtagaggtataataagcaagaggggtttccagcctgtgcagagtcctcctgcgttcttgcttcggccaagagcacttccgtgcaaatgtgcactgctgtgggacgcgctgctgctctgaggagggcaccagcacattttttctgcgggaataaaactagaaatcagtcaacgcacagaggaacacaaagcagatcttcctctcagtagtgaattaagctagtttgcctgggatctttatagggcacccaagacaaaacgagccgggcatggcaattacagctatttagtagaagtgattctagcagacagtatgtgctggcacgtccaagtgagacgttagataaatgattgggggatgacaatttaagactgcagtgacatgtactattaatgttattaatagtgtcaagctttgcctataaaacggcagagaaatgaaatggcagcaatgatgacagtagaaattcttcaaggagctcttcacatccagtgatgtgagcacgaagttggcatcagggatcaaaaaaacacaactgagtttgtatgtccttcttccctcttcttacccttgcaagacagagccatggccccccaagtatttgttcatgtttagatacatgctggcaaatggagtcaaatcagaaactgttaccagaaaactgatgaggtgtcacttcctgatgtcttcaatgaccaccgtattgcccatagatacataaactgctaatgaattccattcatcaaataaagcaagcttcctagaaaacattaaggtactaattaatataaactagttggatcaaaagggtagctttacactcagaaccatttgatttatttatttttttttcttaaaaaaaaatttctttctgcattttttaaagtctccatgtaagaaaaagaaaactttaaacattaaatgtttaatatctttagaaaaataggtactgagtggtaccaggaaaaacatatgcgctgcaccatgtgcaaactgttttgtcttactgctaagtgcagtgacagtaacagtccaactacatcaagtttattactttttattgcactcgacagtctctgcaatgggttcttgcccagttgtgtcttttctcatctggaaaagaaaaaaattcctatgccagttttgcagattactttttgcttaagaaattccactgaattcagtggaattacttctgcctgagcctgcgtgcacagcagaaatggggcattaaaagctaaatcagctaagggtttggggcaccaaaacttcagtgggagacagcagcacacagttttatgtccacttctgcaaaatccaaacctttggggaagggagctacactcttaagctgcactggcagaattagctgtttcaaataagccagaaagaaatgggggtgagcgtttcaccatgaaaaacttggccatgaaagatctggagtccagggcatgcttcagctcccctccctcttcagatcatgtgcctgttccagggtgtcaaagacttgctgctgagctcgcaggacctgtagcctagcccctgcctgaggtaagacacctccacgtacccctggagaactgagcagcctcagttcctttaagtgtggctcccagactatgaggagctgcccatctttatccagtagccttgctggcagaactgctgctcagaaagggaggaattgcagctcagttccctcctcagccgagatggcttctctctgatgtttcacaccaccactccgacctacacggtggcactctcgacctgccagagctgtgccactgtgcagaaaggaatatacatctgtggtgtgactggtgagggcatgcagacggcatagcaggagactttcctgcagtttcttctcctcaggctcttcctttattaaaatttagaggtcacccattcccaactcagtacctgcacaccgagctgtggcatgacattccatgctgcacttgtaaatagatggcaagtacattcctgactgtgggacagggggagatgcagccttcaaaactctgcctgggccttctcttggctgccccaggggagtacgttctgaatgagactggtatgatctcacttactttagtacttgagcaactgtatttggtccaaaccattctccaattgacttcccctctccaacacacacctgtgctgttttcacagtgaaaaaaagacacacgtacacaaaatcaaagaaaaatgagaccataaagaatgtgggaacaatatacagtaaataccgtgactgtcaaacattctagagtaactgcaatctgtatttagcaataacaattattttctcaatctatgctcttttcaaaacttagggagtgccagtttctttaataaacaaaaggcttctaaactataatgagaattacaagttaacaaatgttagtgccccttattacaaattacagcaataagctacaagactgtctattctagcattactgactctggtacccaaggcttacagagtttatcaagagctagattctagtacatggctttatttaggtctcagggaatgtttctgtactactagtctttgcgcccatctgcatacctttttatttttgtataagcatacacattgtcttcacatccacttcttaaaattatgaattaacatactgcaaattagtgattcaacacagtagaaatttcagtggaaaaaacctgaaagtttatgtttgttcttacccatctggtggattgaataacagcaagccttcctgtcgagaaagcatcgtaggattctgtgatattcttctggttgttttttgtgtttttcccattgccaatctgaaaggaaaaattgatatagaataaaaaatggtgacgttttcattacactgatcaaatgtctagacagcagaaagctttataatgagatgttaaaagacatttcaattcatctcgaatatttacattttgtgtagagctcctagaattccaagcttgttatttatcatcaagctgcactttatcatcataggctagattgtaaaaacagggaaaataaaacaaaacaaaaacatcaactgcaaacatattctgacggatcatgctgcgtgttgatagccattccagtatctctgagcttccaagattatttaaaactacaggctgtgtttagaccttgttggatttctaagcacccattaaataacaacataagatccatacagaaagtccaaacactccactggcagcatcctgggatgtgacatgcatgcttaagagcttgcaccaggggggtttggacctcgtgctgctgacaagtgagtagtgaagagaagggtaagagcactgtcccacggtggcaggttttcccttggcctcaacttgggtgttacactaaaaggtttataaaataatggcgacaggattccccatttgttctccttctatgcctatttctctgcttcaggctgggatgattacacccagctgaatatgaatcgattcattaggaactgttaccagggcatcaaagaaagtctcactaataaattcagggtttgtgcttttaatggagtacttacgaagaagcgtctgcagacaataccgaagttccctcaggaccagcactcacctctccctaagtgtctgcagatcagtgcttgggccagcatcatctgcccgcatcgcagcatacatccccagccagcgtctgacgaaggacccgtgcctcctgttaggaaagttcagcacaatcagtgcaggctttcaactgggtgcagcaccacagaggacatttcagagtgctagaaaacagatagggctgctgaagcctccatgaactgtcctacagataaaaggcacagagcaagactttggttccatgctgttggtctaattctaatctctgcattgcacaaatgaacaaaattcatttattccttgtggagctgacttactcttcattcttcaagcagcattcacaaaccatttactgcatgctatacaacatgatcacctgtttacatacagacctaaataaacactgattttaataatcttcatgtttgcataaacagttaaaatgatgctcaaaatgcgctaatactctagaaatattttcccagcctacgatgccatcacttatcttgctatttaatttagaacaatgcagcaaatctgcagtatactcaccaataggcgaaaactttcttctatacgtaaaccacacgtaaaccacagtaaaccacacgtgaacacaccttggcttattgtctgactttggcttatggtgcgtctgttgctgtgtccagcacagtgcagcccctaaattgctaccaaaaccttgccacaaacctcaatccccctgttaaaagagaccctcttgtttgttgcccttctttcgacactctctaacagttttatgtcttcatacataaatatacaacaaaacatcaaagagctcagcaaggtccaccaaggagaggaagcaatgcaggagaaagaagacaggacaacagggagaatgggcagcataagggaggaggcagccagtggccttaaaaacaaagcctaaaaaataacttccactagtgggacatagtgaattggagctctggggtctgcatctagagatgtcttttctatttatcgtgttgttgcggagatgggtcctctggctttggttgtgttttttcatgttgggcaattatctcccaagaagaaccccctgttggacagaaaggtagaggtgtgctccagaaacacagtgatggcaaggagtcctccacttcattctggcatttttttccagctggaagcattcccagttgtcaacggaattggttttgaggagtaggaaagacagcattgctggatttctgctttctcctccatcctatcagaccacatcatgagagttgtctttgtttgatgttcttatgtcgcgttctgttattctatatttttttctctcttatgtgattttatgttcttctgttatgttatgttcttatgttcacaacaggactccttgccaacaccgcctcacagacacctgggccaaagagcagggccttgagcggctagctcaccatgacagagctcatttccttcccagtagctgccaggtgccctctgggggcatttcggggctacagcatgggaagacttccttggggtgggaagccattgggctaggaaatgggcaatgttccctaggaaggaaatccctgggaagcaaaagccttgggatgggaagtcttgaatggggtgggtaccattccctggggaaggaagtgcttggagaagtcctccaagagagagGACTCTCTTTGGGACGaggtctctttggctgaagaaacgcttcgtgttgatggggcagatttcgtctgggttgctgggaatgtgccatgcggtgaaatggcaaggatgggcactgccgctgaggccgagaagctggtcctgggctgggcaagccttgggccgggcaagtggtggtgtggaagcgtcctgggcatggcaagtgctgcgtgggagggaaagcctgctggggatggccaagtcttgcgctgggcagcctgcttggctccaaagcctgcagtcctccccaagatgtcggcgaggggctggtcagccgttgggacggaacccccgttgcccgcgttccccaagcaaccgccccactctccagccaccatggcaggtccagcagccggctcccgctcctcccggggctgcggccctgctggcgagcccagcgccccagagctcagcccagcgccctttttcccacagagggtttccccagacggcttcTGCGGGTTgcgcagacgcaaaactcccccttcgtcgtcccagccgtgccgccaacggtggctgcctggctgcttccctccctccccggagcgatggcgctgcccttgcagcccccccaggtacccaccctcccctccgcactgccccaggccaccgtctggcacgtggtgccgggggtccaggggcaggtgctgcagctccccgccagggtgcagctgccacctggggggcacctcccagcccaggggcaccacctgcagcttaggcagctccccgccggcagctccctgctgtggggcagctcccccacagcgctcctgtgggtgcccccagtgtctcccagcccctgctgatgtggacggggacgctggtgccccaggatggtgctcccctctgcttggggcccagggccgtgctccatggggagctcctgcaccccgcaggcacctgcctgctgcaggcccctgcctaCCCCGGCCCCCCACCACTCCTCATGACAgggcctccgctgcgggggcaggcgctccccgcgccccgcaccctcagcagcagccgggggcagctgccggagccctgcttgcatgccgtggggctcagcgaggaccaggggcccccgctgcccggccccactccccccgagcctgcccaggctccagcgactgccagcacccagacggcgacgcccgacggtgagtttggggctggcccagccggccgctgggcgccccacacccaggagccatggcaaagctggcagcgggggatgcttgggggattgcattggcttgctttttcctcagcggcgacacttgcagaggtacctgaggagcccctggagctgctggagctgggccccgatgccttcgccgaggcctttccccagctggcaggggacagccagcagctgcagcacctgcaggaccagctcccggccgacctggacagctccggcttggaggagctgctcagctgcctcgaTGCCGTGGATgccttcgccgctgtccccagcagtcctgtcctcaagcgcttcctctcgcagctgcccgacctctgcgaggacatcgaggagcccagcacacagggactggcagccaccagagcgctgggtgaggtcccctcaagccctgggctgcaccccgacaaggtgcaggctgggcgggcgctgcagccccctgcagctgctgtgccgccactcagctcccccctcaagcctgcagcccggccccagctcaggagagccctgcccaaaaggcccccctgcaggaattcatccctgcccgcagaagaaccctgccccagcctcccttggctcccctcaagaggcgccccgaccctgactgcctccctgcccgcaagagacccctgccccagcctccccaggctcccgtccagagcccccccgaccctgacttcctcactgccctcaggagagccctgcccaagcctcgcctgagtcccctccagagcccccccgaccctgcccgcaggagacccatgcccaagcctctccccaaaaggcccccccagcaggaattcatccctgcccacaagagaaccctgccccagcctcccttggctcccctcaagaggcctcaacttctcccagccctcaggagagccctgcccagtccccctcgcagtcccctccagagccccccgctctggaggggactgcccacggctctgcccacgcagccgcgcacgctgcagcgtccggcgcagccccgcggggactacgtgccctgcgtggggccctgggcgggcggcgacgcagcgcccacaccgctggaggagcaggagtcgtcggtgcccatcacgccgcagcagcgtcccgagcgggagcgcctcaagaagctggcccaggaggagcggcagcgggcgacccaccacatgaggatcggccccgggcaattcttcgagcagcggcagaaggaccacgccagagcctactcttacggctacccgtgaccgacctcaggcttctcctcgacggcccccgcagcacccaggcccgctcagcacgcaggcaggcacagagacctctgcaggcgcctgctccagcttcagccacgctcctcagcccttgcccctctcgcttgccctctcccctctctcgtgctggacctacgcactgcttgccactctcagggatgggcaacggcaaatgccaatggcaaatgcgcgcgcgcctcacccaggaaggtggcaatggcaagctggggggatgctggcagcagctgggctgggaaagcttgcccatggcaactgctgcttgggacaccaaagggctgagagacaagacttagctcttctttcggggcattgctcttctttgctgccttctggattacattcctctccttaggtgctcactcagcaaggcctctgcctgcagctcttcttgcactgggacaccgaggggatcagaactgggacgttgttgggataggaaatgatcagtgggatgggaagtgatgatggggataggaactcattggcacgggaaaaatgggttttatttgtattaaatttacatttttaaattttatttaatttactgggttttatttgtattaaatttacatttttaaattttatttaaattactgagttttatttttattaaatttaaattttcaaattttatttaatgtactggttgtattatttatttcatgaaatccactttattgactgtgttgtacagtatggcattgtttcattattagaaaatgataagtatttactattattaattaaacaatatttacatattttatacattataaattatcaatattctcatttctaattttgtttgtttttattccttttctaccctattaaactctctttatcccagtgcactgctttggactttagttttccttccgagtcgttgtggattcactccggatggggggacattagcgaacgcctgtgtgcttcagatccaaggtcacctttgccctcaactcaagatccatgtttgcatctgttgtcatgaagcaatgttaacaacagcaacaattaagttaccttatttattatttcatgttatttcataatttcatgttcagttatttcatgcagcccgcttccgctgcccatgctcaggccgggcatggatgtgggcatggccagcacggacggcagaaaatgggtgcatggctggatggatggctgggtgggagttgggaattcagccttgggatcagaactgggaggttattgggataggaaatgatcagtgggatgggaagtgatgatggggataggaactcattgggatgggaaaaatgggttttatttgtattaaatttacatttttaaattttatttaatttcctgggttttattatttatttaattaaatccactttattgactgtgttgtacagtatggcattgtttcattattataaaatgataagtatttaatattattaattaaacaatatttatatattttatactcgtaagggggtgtcgagaggcaggagaccttttctccattaacaccagcgacaggacccacgggaacggggttaagctgaggcaggggaaatttaggcttgacataaggagggggttcttcacagagagggtggttgcacactggaacgggctccccagggaagtggtcactgcaccgagcctgtctgaatttaagaagagattggactgtgcacttagtcacatgggctgaacttttgggtagacctgtgcggtgtcaagagttggacttgatgatccttaagggtccctt is part of the Anas platyrhynchos isolate ZD024472 breed Pekin duck chromosome 35, IASCAAS_PekinDuck_T2T, whole genome shotgun sequence genome and encodes:
- the LOC140000956 gene encoding cysteine protease ATG4A-like, which gives rise to MCWCPPQSSSASHSSAHLHGSALGRSKNAGGLCTGWKPLLLIIPLRLGINHINPVYIDAFKECFKMPQSLGALGGKPNNAYYSIGFLGNELIYLDPHTTQSFVDSEENGTVDDESFHCQEAPHRMKIMNLDPSVALGFFCKEECDFDNRCSLVQKVRVGT
- the LOC140000959 gene encoding uncharacterized protein, giving the protein MARMGTAAEAEKLVLGWASLGPGKWWCGSVLGMASAAWEGKPAGDGQVLRWAACLAPKPAVLPKMSARGWSAVGTEPPLPAFPKQPPHSPATMAGPAAGSRSSRGCGPAGEPSAPELSPAPFFPQRVSPDGFCGLRRRKTPPSSSQPCRQRWLPGCFPPSPERWRCPCSPPRYPPSPPHCPRPPSGTWCRGSRGRCCSSPPGCSCHLGGTSQPRGTTCSLGSSPPAAPCCGAAPPQRSCGCPQCLPAPADVDGDAGAPGWCSPLLGAQGRAPWGAPAPRRHLPAAGPCLPRPPTTPHDRASAAGAGAPRAPHPQQQPGAAAGALLACRGAQRGPGAPAARPHSPRACPGSSDCQHPDGDARRGDTCRGT